The proteins below are encoded in one region of Segatella copri:
- a CDS encoding PH domain-containing protein has product MQQTYRYRNIIIKPHWMQFVINELHLLVLISVGFVYAGIDDAVLSTLVFVLSLLLSLCLAYRMVYLCRMRYIISNEQLVFEHGVFHREVDYQELYRVVDFNESQTFMQQLFRLKTVSIYSGDRTTPRLDIIGVPMKEELVTTIRERVETNKCRRSIYEITNR; this is encoded by the coding sequence ATGCAGCAGACATATCGGTATAGAAACATCATCATCAAGCCCCATTGGATGCAGTTCGTCATCAACGAGCTGCACTTGCTTGTGCTTATAAGCGTAGGCTTTGTATATGCAGGTATTGATGATGCCGTCCTCTCCACTTTGGTGTTTGTCCTCTCGCTCTTGCTTTCCCTATGTTTGGCATATCGAATGGTCTATCTATGCAGGATGCGGTACATCATCAGTAACGAACAATTAGTGTTTGAGCATGGCGTGTTTCATCGGGAAGTAGATTATCAGGAACTGTATCGTGTGGTGGATTTCAATGAGAGTCAGACATTCATGCAGCAACTATTCCGATTGAAAACCGTGAGCATATATTCTGGAGACAGAACGACACCAAGACTTGACATTATTGGAGTACCGATGAAGGAAGAACTGGTGACAACCATCAGAGAACGAGTAGAAACCAACAAATGCAGGAGGAGCATCTATGAAATTACAAATAGGTAA
- a CDS encoding IS1380 family transposase, with protein sequence MAKIQIKSEKLTPFGGIFSIMEQFDALLAQTIDSTLGLRCTMFGYQYSEILRSLMCVYLCGGSCIEDVTTHLMKHLSLHPTLRTCSADTILRAIEELTFKSITYKSASGKSYDFNTADKMNCLLVNALLATGQLKSGQEYDFDFDHQFIETEKYDAKPTYKKFLGYSPGVAVINDMIVGIENRDGNTNVRFNQRETLERIFKRLEASEIYISRARMDCGSCSEEIVDMVEAHCRHFYIRANRCSSFYDSMFALTGWKTVEINGIEFELNSILVEKWKGKPYRLVIQRQRRIDGYLDIWEGEYTYRCILTNDYKSSARDIVEFYNLRGGKERIFDDMNNGFGWNRLPKSFMAQNTVFLLMTALIRNFYKAIMQRLKTHEFGLRATSRIKTFVFKFISVPAKWIKTSRRHVLNIYSDNNAYANLFKTDFG encoded by the coding sequence ATGGCAAAGATACAAATAAAATCTGAGAAACTCACTCCTTTTGGGGGAATTTTTTCGATTATGGAGCAATTTGATGCTCTTTTAGCTCAAACCATAGATTCCACCTTGGGATTGAGATGCACTATGTTTGGTTATCAATATAGCGAGATTCTACGCTCTCTGATGTGCGTATATCTTTGTGGTGGCTCATGTATTGAGGATGTTACAACTCACCTGATGAAACATTTGTCTCTTCATCCAACTCTTCGCACTTGCAGCGCAGACACCATATTACGTGCTATCGAAGAACTGACTTTTAAGAGCATCACCTATAAGTCTGCTTCTGGCAAATCCTATGATTTCAATACTGCAGACAAGATGAACTGCTTACTGGTCAATGCCCTGCTTGCTACTGGTCAATTGAAATCCGGTCAAGAGTATGATTTTGACTTTGACCATCAGTTCATTGAAACAGAGAAGTATGATGCAAAACCAACCTACAAGAAGTTCTTGGGCTATAGTCCAGGGGTGGCAGTCATTAACGACATGATTGTCGGTATTGAAAATAGAGACGGTAACACAAACGTGCGCTTCAACCAAAGAGAGACTTTGGAAAGAATCTTCAAGCGATTGGAGGCTTCGGAAATATATATTTCTCGTGCCCGCATGGATTGCGGCTCATGTTCGGAGGAAATCGTAGATATGGTAGAGGCTCATTGCAGGCATTTTTATATTCGTGCCAACAGATGCTCTTCTTTCTACGATTCCATGTTTGCCTTAACTGGATGGAAAACTGTTGAAATCAACGGTATTGAGTTTGAGTTGAATTCTATCCTTGTTGAGAAATGGAAAGGAAAACCGTATCGTCTTGTCATACAGAGACAAAGGCGAATAGATGGATACCTTGACATTTGGGAAGGCGAATATACCTACAGATGTATACTGACTAACGATTACAAGTCGAGTGCAAGAGACATCGTGGAATTCTACAATCTTCGTGGTGGCAAGGAACGCATCTTCGATGACATGAACAATGGCTTTGGCTGGAATCGATTGCCAAAATCGTTCATGGCACAGAATACTGTATTCCTGCTTATGACAGCTCTCATCAGAAACTTCTACAAAGCTATTATGCAGAGATTGAAAACCCATGAATTTGGATTGCGTGCCACCAGCAGAATCAAGACCTTTGTTTTCAAGTTCATCTCTGTTCCTGCGAAATGGATTAAGACATCACGTAGGCATGTATTGAACATTTACTCAGACAACAATGCTTATGCCAACCTGTTCAAGACAGACTTTGGTTAA
- a CDS encoding DUF4099 domain-containing protein has protein sequence MKRNSFEEREVPYQTLAKFGLTHEMIEDLPMHALEDISNGRPSPVLPVSMEVNEGYRIKSRTRFALVRMADGNVDVMFYPVLKYAPLDNFTKEQQELLQQGKAVVANVNMPDGNPIKAFVQIDGETNQVMAVPTPVIGRNLQVLSDELSLGGTELKSIQNGEALTFAVEDEPVTVGIDLKSDTGIRFTNGDGDQWRKEGKREWDKYTFGIYGCWVMDDDGNLDYVPEEEYTEELWNEQKKAAGRHASAVARK, from the coding sequence ATGAAAAGAAACTCATTTGAAGAAAGAGAAGTGCCATATCAGACACTCGCTAAGTTCGGTCTTACCCATGAGATGATAGAAGACCTGCCGATGCATGCCTTGGAGGACATCAGCAATGGGCGTCCATCGCCAGTATTGCCTGTGAGCATGGAAGTAAACGAGGGTTACAGAATCAAGAGTAGAACCCGATTCGCCTTGGTAAGAATGGCAGATGGAAACGTGGATGTGATGTTCTATCCTGTGTTGAAGTACGCCCCATTGGATAACTTCACCAAAGAGCAGCAGGAACTGTTGCAGCAAGGCAAGGCTGTGGTGGCAAATGTGAATATGCCCGATGGCAATCCTATCAAGGCATTCGTACAGATTGACGGTGAGACCAACCAAGTGATGGCTGTGCCGACACCAGTGATTGGCAGAAACCTACAGGTGCTGTCCGACGAACTCAGTCTTGGAGGAACGGAGCTAAAGAGCATCCAAAATGGCGAGGCACTGACATTTGCCGTAGAAGACGAGCCTGTGACTGTAGGCATCGACCTGAAGAGCGATACTGGCATCCGCTTCACCAACGGCGATGGTGACCAGTGGCGCAAGGAAGGCAAGCGAGAGTGGGACAAATACACCTTCGGCATCTATGGCTGTTGGGTAATGGATGATGACGGTAATCTTGACTATGTTCCAGAGGAGGAATATACCGAAGAACTGTGGAATGAGCAGAAAAAAGCAGCTGGAAGACATGCTTCTGCCGTTGCAAGAAAGTAA
- a CDS encoding M23 family metallopeptidase, with translation MKWKIVALWVISCLAVSSAKAQFNTVRDNVCRYKVKKVEEKFLFPVNNQVDSVTANLPQQETHSVDNKQKQWTSSYPSITYPLKSIKVTSPYGYRRDPFTGKLSWHNGLDLRAKNEPAYAMMDGIVEKVGYDNRSGNYVTLRHGNYHVSYCHLSSIIVRKGEYVYPGIIVGVTGDTGRSTGSHLHLTCKKDGRSINPAILFKI, from the coding sequence ATGAAATGGAAAATAGTGGCATTATGGGTAATAAGTTGTCTGGCGGTATCGAGTGCAAAGGCGCAGTTCAATACCGTCAGAGACAACGTATGCCGTTACAAAGTCAAGAAAGTGGAGGAGAAGTTTCTGTTTCCTGTAAACAATCAGGTAGATTCCGTCACTGCAAATCTACCACAACAGGAAACACACTCGGTGGATAACAAACAAAAACAGTGGACAAGTAGCTATCCAAGCATCACTTATCCACTGAAATCAATCAAAGTCACCAGCCCTTACGGCTATCGTCGTGACCCTTTCACAGGTAAACTATCATGGCACAACGGTTTGGATCTTCGTGCGAAGAACGAACCTGCCTATGCCATGATGGATGGTATTGTCGAAAAGGTAGGGTATGACAATCGTTCTGGCAACTATGTTACATTGAGGCATGGCAATTATCATGTCAGCTATTGCCATTTATCCTCTATCATAGTTCGTAAAGGAGAATATGTTTATCCCGGTATAATTGTTGGAGTCACAGGCGATACCGGTCGTAGTACAGGTAGTCACCTACACCTTACATGCAAAAAGGATGGCAGGAGTATCAATCCCGCCATCCTTTTCAAAATCTAA
- a CDS encoding toprim domain-containing protein → MANNELTYNDFLQRLNIQELLVDAGYQLNKRDGLRYPSYVKVDSHGQRVRGDKFIVTGNGKCCFQPPEQKNYNVIGFIKEHPTLFDDYKPGMSLDRLVNVVCNRLLNNPIDVRESRVAEPKRDAKPFNLSDYDILRFNPREKDTQRKHYPYFKERGINMGTQFAFHKHFFLATKRRNDGLSFANLAFPLSLPSKPDCIVGLEERGRPKREDGKAYKGKAEGSNSSEGLWIANLTGKPLKEATNILWFESAYDAMAEYQINPVKSVYVSTGGTPTKGQIKGMLEETRQANHYLGFDKDEAGRGFVKNFKAIAKEMGFADFTVQAFHPLGQYKDWNDALLGKRDQRLIDQGEIDFDYFEFAKAQEAERQQQQAKQKEKEEQTSGFRR, encoded by the coding sequence ATGGCAAACAACGAACTGACATATAATGATTTCTTGCAGCGTCTGAACATACAAGAGTTGTTGGTGGACGCAGGCTATCAGTTGAACAAACGAGATGGCTTGCGCTATCCGTCGTATGTAAAGGTGGACAGTCATGGACAGCGAGTGAGGGGTGACAAGTTTATTGTCACTGGCAATGGCAAGTGCTGTTTTCAGCCACCAGAGCAGAAGAACTACAACGTGATAGGTTTCATCAAGGAGCATCCGACGCTGTTTGACGACTATAAGCCAGGGATGTCATTGGACAGACTGGTGAATGTGGTATGCAACAGACTGTTGAATAATCCCATTGACGTGCGTGAAAGCAGAGTGGCAGAACCCAAGCGAGATGCCAAGCCCTTCAACCTGTCAGACTATGACATCTTGCGTTTCAACCCAAGGGAAAAGGACACTCAACGGAAACACTATCCTTATTTCAAGGAAAGAGGCATCAACATGGGGACCCAGTTCGCCTTCCACAAGCACTTCTTCTTGGCGACCAAGCGTCGAAATGACGGATTGAGCTTTGCCAATCTCGCCTTTCCACTGTCCTTGCCGTCCAAGCCAGATTGCATCGTTGGATTGGAAGAACGAGGCAGACCCAAGCGAGAAGACGGTAAGGCATACAAGGGAAAAGCAGAAGGAAGCAACAGCAGTGAAGGACTGTGGATAGCCAACCTGACAGGTAAGCCATTGAAAGAAGCCACAAATATTCTATGGTTCGAGAGTGCCTACGATGCTATGGCAGAGTACCAAATCAACCCGGTGAAGAGCGTGTATGTCTCGACCGGAGGTACACCGACAAAGGGGCAAATAAAGGGAATGCTGGAAGAGACCCGACAAGCGAACCATTATTTGGGCTTTGACAAAGACGAGGCAGGACGTGGCTTTGTGAAGAACTTCAAAGCAATCGCCAAGGAAATGGGATTTGCAGACTTCACGGTGCAAGCCTTTCATCCTTTGGGACAATACAAAGACTGGAACGATGCCTTGCTTGGCAAACGAGACCAACGGTTGATAGACCAAGGAGAGATAGACTTCGACTATTTCGAGTTCGCCAAGGCGCAAGAGGCTGAGAGGCAACAACAGCAAGCCAAACAGAAGGAAAAAGAGGAACAGACATCGGGCTTCCGCAGATAA
- a CDS encoding acyl carrier protein has product MKEIIRQTLENVLPLVDLDSDFLFQELDSLGITTILMTLSDMYGIELNHSDVTPKNFRTLDSLVEMVQKKIAEK; this is encoded by the coding sequence ATGAAAGAAATTATTCGACAGACACTGGAGAATGTGTTGCCTTTAGTAGATTTAGACTCTGATTTTTTGTTTCAAGAGCTTGATTCGCTTGGAATAACAACAATTTTAATGACACTTTCTGATATGTATGGGATAGAACTTAACCATTCAGATGTCACTCCAAAGAATTTTAGAACACTTGATAGTCTTGTTGAGATGGTACAAAAGAAAATAGCTGAAAAATGA
- a CDS encoding class I adenylate-forming enzyme family protein, producing MTIEDKLRSHATYSPEKIALKCEGKSYSYSALFKAACLKSIELGDVTRKMVPIVATSTFDFIASYFAIHLADAVAVPLDKELPSCKRKQLIDTFSGKIAPEGVADILYTTGTTGKSKAVMISHETIMADAENLVEAQEYDGDLTFIINGPLNHIGSLSKIYPVIYTGGTIQLIDGMKDINRFFEVIDDANTKVATFLVPACIRMLLTFAKDKLTSYANKIDFIETGAAPMPLEDMRLLCQVLPQTRLYNTYASTETGIISTFNYNDGECLAGCLGMPMKRSSFFITDDGVVGCKGKTLMMGYWNDTETTAKVLKDGTIITADLGSIDIKGRLRLHGRSDDVINVGGYKIAPTEVEDIALAFSGVKDCICIEAPHPVVGKVFLKSATYRV from the coding sequence ATGACGATAGAGGATAAATTGCGTTCGCATGCAACGTACAGCCCAGAGAAGATAGCTTTAAAATGCGAGGGAAAATCATATTCGTATTCAGCATTATTTAAGGCCGCATGCCTTAAATCAATTGAATTAGGGGATGTTACACGAAAAATGGTACCAATCGTGGCAACTTCTACTTTTGATTTTATTGCATCTTATTTTGCAATCCATCTTGCAGATGCTGTAGCTGTGCCCTTAGATAAAGAATTACCGTCCTGTAAAAGAAAGCAACTTATAGATACTTTTTCTGGAAAGATTGCTCCAGAGGGTGTGGCTGATATACTCTATACAACAGGTACAACAGGAAAATCCAAGGCAGTCATGATAAGTCATGAAACAATTATGGCTGATGCGGAAAATTTGGTTGAGGCACAAGAGTATGATGGTGATTTAACATTTATCATCAATGGACCTTTGAATCATATTGGTAGTTTGTCGAAAATCTATCCCGTTATTTACACAGGAGGAACAATCCAGTTGATTGATGGAATGAAGGATATTAACCGTTTCTTTGAGGTAATAGATGATGCGAATACCAAGGTGGCAACCTTCTTGGTTCCAGCTTGCATACGTATGCTCTTGACTTTTGCGAAGGATAAATTGACATCGTATGCTAATAAGATAGATTTCATAGAAACGGGAGCTGCTCCCATGCCATTAGAAGATATGCGTCTGTTGTGTCAAGTTTTGCCTCAAACCCGACTTTACAACACCTATGCATCTACAGAAACAGGCATTATTTCTACTTTTAATTATAATGATGGCGAATGTTTGGCAGGTTGTTTGGGAATGCCAATGAAACGATCCTCATTTTTCATTACAGACGACGGTGTCGTTGGGTGTAAGGGAAAAACACTTATGATGGGATATTGGAACGATACGGAAACAACAGCAAAAGTACTAAAAGATGGTACCATTATTACAGCAGATTTAGGGTCTATAGATATAAAAGGTAGGTTACGTCTGCATGGACGAAGTGACGATGTTATAAACGTTGGAGGTTATAAGATTGCTCCTACAGAGGTTGAAGACATTGCATTGGCTTTTTCTGGTGTGAAAGATTGCATTTGTATCGAGGCTCCACATCCTGTTGTTGGAAAAGTATTCCTCAAATCCGCAACCTATAGGGTTTAG